The stretch of DNA GGCCGGCCCGAAGAACGGCGCGCAGGCCACTGCCACCGTCACTCTCGATCCGGTCGGCTCGGTGACCGTGCAGGTCGCCTCGGTGCCGCAGGGCCAGGGCCATCGCACCGTTCTCGCCCAGGTCGTGGCCGACGTCTTCGGCATCCCGCTCGATCAGGTCCGGGTGACCACGGATCTCGACACCGCCAAGGACGCGTGGTCGATCGCCTCGGGCAATTATTCGAGCCGCTTCGCCGCCGCGGTCGCCGGGGTGGCCTACCAGGCCGCCACGCGCCTGCGCGACCGGCTCGCCCAGGTGGCGGCGGCCCAGCTCAACGTGCGGGCCGACGACCTCGTCTTCGCGGGCGGCCGCGTAGCGTCGCGGACGAACCCGGACGCCGCGCTGCCCTTCGCGCGCGTCGCCGCGACGAGCCACTGGTCGCCGGGCCTCGTGCCCGACGAGGTCGGCTCCGTCATCCGCGAGACGGCGTTCTGGACGCCGCCGGAGCTGGCAGCACCCGACGAGGGCGATGCCGTCAACTCCTCGCTGTGTCACGGCTTCATCTTCGATTTCTGCGGCGTGGAGGTGGATCGGGCGACGGGCAAGCTCGTCATCGACCGCTACGTCTCGATGCACGATTGCGGCCGGATCCTCCACCCCGGCATGGTCGAGGGCCAGGTGCGCGGCGGCTTCGCCCAGGCGCTCGGCGCCGCCGTGTACGAGGAGCTCGCCTACGGCGAGGACGGCGCCTTCCTGTCAGGCACCTTCGCCGATTACCTCTTGCCGACCGCAACCGAGATCCCCGACCTCGTCGTCCTGCATCTCGAGAGTCCCTCTCCTTTCACACCCCTCGGAGCGAAGGGCGTGGGCGAGGGCAACTGCATGTCGACGCCGGTCTGCCTCGCCAATGCGGTGGCGGACGCGCTCGGGATCGACGCCATCGACCTGCCGCTGACGCCCGCCAAGCTCGCCGCGCTCAGCGAGCGCAGCGACGAGCCGGCTCCCCCGCAGGGCCGCACCGTGCAGGCGCAGGCCCGCCCGGGTGACCGGACCATGCGCGGCGAGGGTGAAGCCCGGGTGGCGGCGGCCCCGGAGGCGGTCTGGGCGATGCTGCTCGACCCCGCCGTGCTGACCTCGGTGATCCCGGGCGCGCATGGCGTGCGCAAGCTGTCGGAGACGCATTTCCGAGCCGACGTGACCCTCGGCGTCGGCCCCGTGAAGGGCCGCTACAAGGCCGACATCACGCTCTCGGATCTCGATCCGCCCCGGGCCGCGACGTTGTCGGGCACCGTGACGGGGGCGCTCGGCAACGGCGGCGGCAGCGGGCGGATCACCCTGGCGCCGGACGCCCGGGGCGGGACGTGCATCGGCTACGCCTACGAGGCCTCCGTCGGCGGCAAGGTCGCGGCGGTGGGTGGCCGTCTCCTCGACGGGGCGGCCCGGGTGATCATCGGCGGCTTCTTCTCCGCCCTCGCGCGCCGTGCCGGCGGCGAGTCCCGGCCCGGTCTGCTGCGCCGGCTCCTCGCGCGCCTGGGGGTCTCCGCATGAAGCCCGCCCGCTTCGACTACCTGCGCGCCGCGAGCCTCGACGAGGTTCTGGAGGCGCTGACCCGCCATCGCGACGAGGCCCGCATCGTCGCGGGCGGCCAGTCGCTCGTGCCGATGCTGAACATGCGGCTAACGAAGCCCGCGCTGATCGTCGACCTCATGCGGATCGAGACGCTGCGGTCGCCCCGCCGCGAGAACGGCGCCCTCGTCATCCCGGCGGGCGTGCGGCAGACGCTCCTGCTCGACCGGCCGGGCCTCGCTGACGAGGTGCCGCTCCTGGCCGCAGCCCTCCCCTTCGTCGGCCACGTCCAGACCCGGGCCCGGGGCACCCTGTGCGGCTCCGTCGCCCATGCCGACCCCAGCGCCGAGATCCCGCTCTGCCTCGTCGCCCTCGAGGGCGAGGTGCATCTGCGCTCCGCCAAGCGGGCGCGGCGGGTGCGGGCCGACGACTTCTTCGTCGGGATGATGGTGACCGACCGGGCCGACGACGAGCTCGTCGAGGCGATCGCCCTGCCGGTGCGCAGGCCGGGCTCCGGCTACGCCTTCGCGGAGATGGCCCGGCGCCACGGCGATTTCGCCATCGTGGCCTGCGCGGCCGTGGTCGACGGGCAGCGGATGCGCCTCGCGGTGGGCGGCGTCGCCGACCGGCCGACCGCCCGCGACTGGCCGCTCCTAGACGGCGCCGCCCTCGACGACGCCCTCAACGCCCTCGCCTGGGACCTCAGCGCAGGGGACGACGTCCACGCCACTGCCCGCTACCGCCGCAACCTCGTGCGCCGCCTCGGCCGCCAGGTCCTCGAACAGGCCGCAGAGGAGGCCCGCCGATGCCACGGCTAGACGCGACGCGACGCCACGAGGTCGCCTTCACGCTGAACGGCGCCCCCGCCCGGGTCGAGGTCGAACCGCGGACGCTGCTCACCGACGCGCTCCGCCACGGCCTCGGAATGACCGGCACCCATGTCGGCTGCGAGCACGGTGTCTGCGGCGCCTGCACGATCACCATCGACGGGTTGCCCGCCCGCGCCTGCCTGACGCTCGCCGTCGCCGTGGAGGGCAGCGACGTGCGCACCGTCGAAGGGCTGGCGCCGGAACCCGGCCGGCTCGGCGTGCTCCAGGCGGCCTTCCGGCGCCACCACGCCCTGCAATGCGGCTTCTGCACCGCCGGCATCCTGATGTCGCTCGACGCCTACCTGCGGCACCGCCCGCACGCGACGCAGGGAGAGCTCACCGAGGTGATCGGCGGGCATCTCTGCCGCTGCACCGGCTACGCCCCGATCATCGCGGCCGCCGTCGAGGCCGCCGCCCTGCTGCGCGGCGAACCGACCGAGGAGACCCCATCCGATGCTTGACCTTGGCACTAGCTTCCTGGCGAGCGTGTCCCGCGACCCGCGGGGCATCGCCATCGTCGACGGGGAGATCCGCCTCACCTACGCGGAGTGGTATGGGCTGATCTCCTCCGTGGTCGCGGGCCTCGACGCGCTCGGCCTTAAGCCCGGCGACCACCTCGTCACGGTGCTGCAGAACCGCCTGGAAGCGGCGACGCTCCACTGGGCCTGCCAGTTCGCCGGCCTCGTGCTCACGCCGGTCAACTGGCGGGCGAATCCCGACGAGATCGACTTCGTGGTCGAGAACGCGGAGGCGAAGGCGGTCGCCTACGAGGGCGTCTCGGCCGCGAGCGTGCGGGCGAGTGCCGCCGCCCGCCTCTGCCCGCGCATCGTCGTCGGTGTGGAGCCCGAGCCCAGCGAGACGCGCTTTGCCGACCTCGCCGCCGTGCCGGCCGAGCCGGTCGCGCCACGGGCCGATGCCGAGGCGGTCTCGCTGATGCTCTACACGTCGGGCACCACGGCGAAACCCAAGGGCGTGCCGCGCCGCCACCGCACGGAGCGCGCCGCCGCCCTCGCCCACGTGGCCCAGAACCTCTATGGCCGCGGCGAGCGGACCCTCGGCGTCATGCCGCTCTACCACACGATGGGGGTGCGCTCGCTGCTCGCCATGTCGCTCATCGGTGGCACCTTCGTGTGCCTGCCGCGCTTCGACGTGGCGGGCGCGCTGCGTCTGATCGCGGCCGAGCGGGTGACGAACCTCTACCTCGTGCCGACGCTCTACCACGACCTCGTCCACCATCCGGACTTCGCCGCGACCGACACGTCGTCGGTGCGCAAGCTCGGCTTCGCGGGCGCGCCGATGACGGACGGCCTCCTCGGCCGGCTGACCGAGGCGTTCCGGCCGGACCTCTTCGTCAACCATTACGGCTCGTCGGAGGTCTACACCTTCACGATCAACCAGGACGCCGCGGTGAAGCCCGGCTCGGCGGGGCGGGCCGGCCTCAACACCCTGGTGCGGATCGTCCCGCTCGCGGCCACCGATCCGCACGCGGCCGCCGCCCCAGGCGAGGAGGGCGAGATCGCCGTGATCGCGCGCGGCGACGAGGCCTTCGAGGGCTACTGGCGCCGCCCGGAGGCCGACGCGAAGGCGTTCCGCGACGGCTGGTACTTCACGGGCGACACCGGCTTCATGGACGGCGATGGCGACGTGTTCGTGACCGGCCGGGTCGACGACATGATCATCACGGGCGGGGAGAACGTCTCTCCGGTCGAGATCGAGAGCTGCCTGTCGCTGCACCCGGCCGTCTCGGAGATCGCCGTGGTCGGCCTGCCCGACGAGCGCTGGGGGAAGGTGGTCACCGCCTTCGTCAAGCGCCGTGCGTCCGTCGACGAAGCCGCTCTCGACGCGCATTGCCGCGCGGCCGGGCTGCCGAGCCATAAGCTCCCACGCGCCTACGTGTTCGTCGCCGCGATCCCGAAATCCCCGGTCGGCAAGCTCCTGCGCCGCCAGCTCGTCGCGGGCGCGTACGAGGCAGAGGCGGCGAGCGACCCCTCCGCCGCCGCCTGAGGCAATTCCCTCCCCCCCCCAAAGGCCTTGTCTCCAAGGTCAACGAGAGAGTGACCCTATGACCAGCGACCCCCGGCTTTCCAACCTCGACGGCTTCCGCGTCGAAATCGACCCCGCCCGCGAGCGCGCCGACGTCATCCTGGCCCGCCCGCCCATGAACGTGATCGAGATGCCCCAACGTGACCAGATCCGGAAGGTGTTCGAGGCCCTCGACGAAGATGACCGCGTCCGCGTGATCGTGCTGCGCGCCGAGGGCGAACACTTCTCCTCCGGCGGCTACATCAAGGGCTTCCTCGACGCCTCGCCCGAGCATGTCTCCAAGCTCGCCTGGAACATGGCGGCGCCGGCCCGCTGTGCCAAGCCCGTGATCGCGGCCAACCGCGGCTATACGTTCGGCGTTGGCTTCGAGATCTCGCTCGCCTGC from Methylobacterium aquaticum encodes:
- a CDS encoding xanthine dehydrogenase family protein molybdopterin-binding subunit; protein product: MGIEHSRFVGQSVERVEDAALLSGRGRYIDDLGHKPGTLHAAILRSPHAHADILGLDADAARALPGVVAVLTGHDLADVAGPLVPALRAAVDARAIAVDRVRYVGEPVAVVVAQDRYVAEDGCDLIEVEYRARPAMVDPLAALAEDAPVLHEGVGQNLVSDRAFRYGDPDAAFAQARHTLSVTVRYPRNTGSPMETYGVVAEYDPSDDSYDLLANFQGPFSIHAVVARALKVPGNRLRLRTPPDSGGSFGVKQGVAPYAVLICAAARKVGRPVKWIEDRMEHLAASVSATNRVTTLTAAFDGEGRIAALDWDQVEDCGATLRAPEPATLYRMHGNMTGAYAIRHVRIRNRVVVTNKTPTGLVRGFGGPQVYYPLERLVQRIAATLGLDPLDVIRRNLIPADAFPYRTATGALYDSGDYQRALDEAVRDGGLDALRRRREAARAEGRLYGIGFTAAVEPSVSNMGYITTVLTAAERAKAGPKNGAQATATVTLDPVGSVTVQVASVPQGQGHRTVLAQVVADVFGIPLDQVRVTTDLDTAKDAWSIASGNYSSRFAAAVAGVAYQAATRLRDRLAQVAAAQLNVRADDLVFAGGRVASRTNPDAALPFARVAATSHWSPGLVPDEVGSVIRETAFWTPPELAAPDEGDAVNSSLCHGFIFDFCGVEVDRATGKLVIDRYVSMHDCGRILHPGMVEGQVRGGFAQALGAAVYEELAYGEDGAFLSGTFADYLLPTATEIPDLVVLHLESPSPFTPLGAKGVGEGNCMSTPVCLANAVADALGIDAIDLPLTPAKLAALSERSDEPAPPQGRTVQAQARPGDRTMRGEGEARVAAAPEAVWAMLLDPAVLTSVIPGAHGVRKLSETHFRADVTLGVGPVKGRYKADITLSDLDPPRAATLSGTVTGALGNGGGSGRITLAPDARGGTCIGYAYEASVGGKVAAVGGRLLDGAARVIIGGFFSALARRAGGESRPGLLRRLLARLGVSA
- a CDS encoding (2Fe-2S)-binding protein gives rise to the protein MPRLDATRRHEVAFTLNGAPARVEVEPRTLLTDALRHGLGMTGTHVGCEHGVCGACTITIDGLPARACLTLAVAVEGSDVRTVEGLAPEPGRLGVLQAAFRRHHALQCGFCTAGILMSLDAYLRHRPHATQGELTEVIGGHLCRCTGYAPIIAAAVEAAALLRGEPTEETPSDA
- a CDS encoding AMP-binding protein; translated protein: MLDLGTSFLASVSRDPRGIAIVDGEIRLTYAEWYGLISSVVAGLDALGLKPGDHLVTVLQNRLEAATLHWACQFAGLVLTPVNWRANPDEIDFVVENAEAKAVAYEGVSAASVRASAAARLCPRIVVGVEPEPSETRFADLAAVPAEPVAPRADAEAVSLMLYTSGTTAKPKGVPRRHRTERAAALAHVAQNLYGRGERTLGVMPLYHTMGVRSLLAMSLIGGTFVCLPRFDVAGALRLIAAERVTNLYLVPTLYHDLVHHPDFAATDTSSVRKLGFAGAPMTDGLLGRLTEAFRPDLFVNHYGSSEVYTFTINQDAAVKPGSAGRAGLNTLVRIVPLAATDPHAAAAPGEEGEIAVIARGDEAFEGYWRRPEADAKAFRDGWYFTGDTGFMDGDGDVFVTGRVDDMIITGGENVSPVEIESCLSLHPAVSEIAVVGLPDERWGKVVTAFVKRRASVDEAALDAHCRAAGLPSHKLPRAYVFVAAIPKSPVGKLLRRQLVAGAYEAEAASDPSAAA
- a CDS encoding FAD binding domain-containing protein; translation: MKPARFDYLRAASLDEVLEALTRHRDEARIVAGGQSLVPMLNMRLTKPALIVDLMRIETLRSPRRENGALVIPAGVRQTLLLDRPGLADEVPLLAAALPFVGHVQTRARGTLCGSVAHADPSAEIPLCLVALEGEVHLRSAKRARRVRADDFFVGMMVTDRADDELVEAIALPVRRPGSGYAFAEMARRHGDFAIVACAAVVDGQRMRLAVGGVADRPTARDWPLLDGAALDDALNALAWDLSAGDDVHATARYRRNLVRRLGRQVLEQAAEEARRCHG